From Pseudomonas sp. AN-1:
CATGAAGTTCGAGCGCAGATCGTCGGCCTTCTTCTGCTCGCTGACGCCGGCCGAACTGCCGCCGCCGTTGATCGAGCTGATGACCGAACTGTCGATGGTGTTGCTCATGCCGGCGCTCCTCAGCTGTCGCCCAGGGTCAGGGTCTTGAGCATCAGCTGCTTGCTGGTGCTCATCACCTCGACGTTGGCCTGGTAGGAGCGCGAGGCGGAGATCATGTTGACCATCTCGTTGACCGGCTCGACGTTCGGCAGGGTCACGTAGCCCCGCTCGTCCGCCAGCGGGTGCCCCGGGCGGTATTCCATGCGCATCGGCGCATCGTCCTCGATCACCTGCGCCACCTTCACTCCGCCGACGCCCTGGCTGTCGCCCCCCTGCGCCTCGAAGATCACCTGCTTGGCGCGGTAGGCCTGGCCGTCCGGCCCGCTGACGCTGTCGGCATTGGCCAGGTTGCTGGCGGTGACGTTCATGCGCTGGGACTGCGCGCTGAGCGCGGAACTGGAAATGCTGAAGATGTTGAACATGGTCATGGCGGCTTACTCGGGCTGCAGGGCGGTCTTCAGCCCCTGGATGCGGCTGTTCATCAGGGTCAGGCTGACCTGGTAGCGCATCGCGTTGTCGGCGAACTCGCCGCGCTCCAGATCCATGTCCACCGTGTTGCCGTCCATGCTGGGCTGGCCGGGAATGCGGTAGAGCAGCTCGCGCTCGCTGGCCAGACCGCCGAGGCGGCCGCTCAGGTGACGGGCATCGGTGGTTCTCAGCGCCTGGGGGCCGGCAGCCGGCTGCGCCTGGGCGGCCCTGGCCAGCTCCGCGGCAAAATCGAAGTCCCGCGCCTTGAAGTTGGGCGTATCGGCATTGGCGATGTTGTTGGCCAGCACCTGCTGACGCTCGGCACGCAAGCCCAGCGCCAGCTGGTGCATGCGCAGCGCACCGTCGAGCTTGTCGATCATGCGGACGTCCTCCGCGCCACTCGGCGCACAAGGGAAAGTTGTTCAGGACACAGAATAGGGGGGCGGCCGTCAGCGCAAAGGTGCGAACAGGCCGGTATTTACCGTTCAATTTCCGTCTTGGCTGCCGGCCGGCCTGCCTAGAATCTGGCCCTCCCGCTTGCCTCGAGGCGCCGCCATGCCGCGTCCCTTCCACCTTTCGCGCGGCCTGACCGGCCTCGCCGGGCTGCTCGCCCTGCTGCTGGCCGGTGCGCCGTCAGCCGCGGAAAGCGACCCGGTGGCTGTCGCGATCCATGACTTCCTCCGCCGCGAAGCCGCCCGTCCGGATCGCCAGGTGACCGTGGCGGTGGCGTCCGTCGCCGCGCACCTGCCGCCCTGCGCCCAGCCGCAACCCTTCCTGCCCCAGCCCACCCAGCGCCTGCTGGGCCGCGTCGCCGTCGGCGTACGCTGCGGCGACGGCGCCACCCGCTACCGGCAGGCGACGATCACGATCCACGCCGCCTACCCCGTCGCCCGCCGGGCGCTGGCGGCCGGCGAAGTGGTCACCGCCGAGCTGCTCGAACTGCAGCAGGGCGACCTCGGCCGCCTGCCGCGGCATGCCGCGCTGGACGCCGAGCAGGTCATCGGCCGCGAGCTGACCCGGGCGCTGGGCAAGGGCAGCCCGCTGCCGGTCAACGCCCTGCGCAGCGTGCCGCTGGTCGAGCGCGGCGCCCGCGTCCGGGTCGAGGCGCGCGCCGGCGGTTTCGTGGCCAGCCGCGAGGGCACCGCCCTGGACAGCGGCGGCCAGGGCGACGAGATCCGCATCCGCACCGAGACCGGCGCCGTCCTGCGCGCCCGCGTGCACAGCCGCAATCTGCTGACGGTCGATTTCTAACCCGCTTGCTCCAGGCGCATAATCTGCGACACGGAGCGCACTTTCCCGCGAACCGGGCACTCAAGTCGGCCCGCCGCGGGCCGATAGTGAAGACAGGCACCACGCAAGGGAGGTTTCCCGTGAAGATCGACAGCTCACAGCCACCGGCTCGCCCGCTTGCCACCTCGGGCAAGGAGCCGGCAACCCACGCCCAGCGCGCCCAGGCGGCGTCAGCGGACCAGTCACCGTCCACGGTGACCCACCTCAGCACGTCCGACAACCGCTCGGGCAGCGAGGATATCGACCTGGCGCGCGTCGCCGAACTGCGCCAGGCCATCCGCGAGGGTCGCCTGGAAATCGATGCCGAGCGCATCGCCGATGGCCTGATCGCCAGCGTGCGCGAACAGCTCGAGCAGAACTGACCCGTATTCCGGAGCCCGCATGAGCCTGGCCAAGCATCTCGCCCGCCAATCCGCCACCCTGGCGCAGTTCATCCTCCTGCTCGAAGACGAGCAGCGCGCCCTGGCCCAGGGCCAGGTGGACGGCCAGCGCCTGAGCGAACTGGCCGCCAGCAAACAGGCGCTGCTGGACACGCTCGAACAGCTGGAGGCGCAACGCCGGCACGCCCAGCTCCGCCTCGGCTATGGCGACGATCGCCAGGGAGCGGCACGTGCCGCCGCCGACGCCGGCTGCCTCGACAGCTGGCAGCAGCTGCTCGTCCAGGCCAGCCGGGCACAGCAGCTCAACCGTCGCAATGGCGACGGCATCCGCGCGCGCCTGGAGCAGAACCAGCGCATGCTCAACTTCCTTCGCGAGGCTGGCGGCAGCGGACTCTACGGCCCGGACGGCCAGTCCCGCCATGGGCGGCACGGCGCCCTCGCCTCCCGCGCCTGAATCACACCACCGCGCCACCCCCAGCAGATTCCGGACCAGCGCAGTCACAGAAGCGCAACATTCAAGTGATATCAATCCGGCATCACTTGTGATCCGGTAACTTGCATGCTCTCCCGTCTCAACATCGCCGCCCGCCTGCACCTGGCATTCGGCGGCATCGTCCTCCTGCTGGTCGCCGCCACCGTCGTTGGCGTACAGGGGCTGGCCACCCAGAAGCGCACCGCCAACGAACTGCTGCATGTCGACATGGCGCTCCTGCAGAACGCCGCCGAAGTGCGCCGGCTGACCCTCGAGGGACGCCGCATCGAGAAGAGCCTGTTCCTCAACGTCAGCAACCCGCAGGCGGTGCAGAACTACAAGCAGCAGTGGGACGCCACCCACCAGGAGCTGACCGCGACCTTGCAGCAGGGCGTCGGCCTGGCGCCCGACAGCAGTCTGGGCAAGTTGTACAGCCAGTCGGCCACCCTGCTGGACGCCTATCACTTCGGCTTCAGCGGCGTCTATGAGCGGATCGCCGCCGGTGAGATCAGCGATCCGGCCATCGCCGACATGGTCTTCGGCCAGTTCAACGACGAGATCCAGCAGCTGGACCAGCAGGCCATCGCCATCGCCCAGGCCGCGCAACGGCTGGCGGCCAGCGCCGACGACAGGATCGAACAGCAGCACCGCAATGCCCTGGCCGGCCTGCTGGCGTTTGCCGCCCTCGCCGTGCTGATCGCCGGGATCATGGCCGTGCGCATCAGCCACGGCATCATCGCCCCGCTGCGCAGCGCCCTGGAGGCCACCCGCCGGGTCGCCGAGGGCGACCTGACCCAGGCCATCCACGGCAACACCCACGACGAGACCGGCCAGCTGCTCGAAGCCATGGGCGAAACCAACCGCAAACTCTCGGATCTGGTCGCCTCGCTGCATGACAACAGCGACCAGGTGTTCGCCAGCGCCCACGAGGTCCTCCTCGGCAGCCAGGAGTTGGCCGCGCGCACCGACGAGCAGGTGGCCGCCCTGCAGCAGACGGCCTCGAGCATGGAGCAGATCACCGCCCTGGTGCAGCAGAACAGCGAGTCCACCGAGCAGGCCAGCCGCCTGGCCGCGGCGGCCGCCGCCACGGCACAAAGCGGCGGCCGGGACGTCGAGCAGAGCATCCGTCTCATGCAGGAACTGGCCTCCAGCTCGCAGAAGATCAACGACATCATCCAGGTCATCGACTCCATCGCCTTCCAGACCAACATCCTCGCCCTCAACGCCTCGGTCGAGGCCGCCCGGGCCGGCGAACAGGGCCGCGGCTTCGCCGTGGTGGCCGCCGAGGTACGCAGCCTGGCCAGCCGCAGCGCCGCCTCGGCCAGCGAGATTCGCCAGCTGATCGAGACGATCTCCACCAAGATCGGCCATGGCGTGCACCAGGCCGAGCACAGCGGCCAGACCATCCGTGAAACCGTCGTCTCGATCGGCCAGCTCTCGACGCTGATGCAGGAGATCGCCAGCGCCACCCGCGAACAGAGCGCCGGCATCGGCCAGATCAATACCGCGATCAACCAGCTGGACAGCACCACCCAGCAGAACGCCACCCTGACCGAACAATCCCGGGCCGCCGTCGCCACCCTGGAAGACCAGGCGAGCCAGATGAGGCAACTGGTCGCCAACTTCAGGACCGAGGCCATGGCGAACGACACCGAGCACATGACCGCCTCGAACCTGGGAATCGGCTCGCCCGCTGCCGCTGGGCTTGCCTGGGCGTAGATCGTTGCCGAGGCGGGCTCAGGCAGCCGGCTGCCTCAAGCCAGCGATGCCTCGGTGGAGTCAGGTCGCCTTCCGTTGCGAGGCGCAACCGATGCGCGCATTCAACGTCACGCCATCGGACGTCCATACACTCGACGATGTCCAGCTCCGCCAGCTGGGCTTCCGGCTTGTGCGCGAAGTACTGACCGCCCTGTCGCAGCGGCCAGCCCCCAGCGGCTGAAGGGGCGAACAAGTGGCACAGCGACACGCCTTCGCTGGACAGCTCTTCGGCAACATGCGGGATATAGGCTTGCTTGACATAAAATATACTTTCATATTTTATATCCATAAAGCCTGGGACTGCGCACTCGACGCGCATTCCAGCCCCTTACCGAGTGGAGGTTGCCATGACAATCATTCTGCCGAGCACCTGCCCCAGCTTTTACCGTCTAGCTCCGCAGTGGATACTGCAACTGCTCGC
This genomic window contains:
- the flgA gene encoding flagellar basal body P-ring formation chaperone FlgA; amino-acid sequence: MPRPFHLSRGLTGLAGLLALLLAGAPSAAESDPVAVAIHDFLRREAARPDRQVTVAVASVAAHLPPCAQPQPFLPQPTQRLLGRVAVGVRCGDGATRYRQATITIHAAYPVARRALAAGEVVTAELLELQQGDLGRLPRHAALDAEQVIGRELTRALGKGSPLPVNALRSVPLVERGARVRVEARAGGFVASREGTALDSGGQGDEIRIRTETGAVLRARVHSRNLLTVDF
- the flgC gene encoding flagellar basal body rod protein FlgC is translated as MTMFNIFSISSSALSAQSQRMNVTASNLANADSVSGPDGQAYRAKQVIFEAQGGDSQGVGGVKVAQVIEDDAPMRMEYRPGHPLADERGYVTLPNVEPVNEMVNMISASRSYQANVEVMSTSKQLMLKTLTLGDS
- the flgM gene encoding flagellar biosynthesis anti-sigma factor FlgM, which produces MKIDSSQPPARPLATSGKEPATHAQRAQAASADQSPSTVTHLSTSDNRSGSEDIDLARVAELRQAIREGRLEIDAERIADGLIASVREQLEQN
- a CDS encoding methyl-accepting chemotaxis protein; its protein translation is MLSRLNIAARLHLAFGGIVLLLVAATVVGVQGLATQKRTANELLHVDMALLQNAAEVRRLTLEGRRIEKSLFLNVSNPQAVQNYKQQWDATHQELTATLQQGVGLAPDSSLGKLYSQSATLLDAYHFGFSGVYERIAAGEISDPAIADMVFGQFNDEIQQLDQQAIAIAQAAQRLAASADDRIEQQHRNALAGLLAFAALAVLIAGIMAVRISHGIIAPLRSALEATRRVAEGDLTQAIHGNTHDETGQLLEAMGETNRKLSDLVASLHDNSDQVFASAHEVLLGSQELAARTDEQVAALQQTASSMEQITALVQQNSESTEQASRLAAAAAATAQSGGRDVEQSIRLMQELASSSQKINDIIQVIDSIAFQTNILALNASVEAARAGEQGRGFAVVAAEVRSLASRSAASASEIRQLIETISTKIGHGVHQAEHSGQTIRETVVSIGQLSTLMQEIASATREQSAGIGQINTAINQLDSTTQQNATLTEQSRAAVATLEDQASQMRQLVANFRTEAMANDTEHMTASNLGIGSPAAAGLAWA
- the flgB gene encoding flagellar basal body rod protein FlgB; translated protein: MIDKLDGALRMHQLALGLRAERQQVLANNIANADTPNFKARDFDFAAELARAAQAQPAAGPQALRTTDARHLSGRLGGLASERELLYRIPGQPSMDGNTVDMDLERGEFADNAMRYQVSLTLMNSRIQGLKTALQPE
- a CDS encoding flagellar protein FlgN produces the protein MSLAKHLARQSATLAQFILLLEDEQRALAQGQVDGQRLSELAASKQALLDTLEQLEAQRRHAQLRLGYGDDRQGAARAAADAGCLDSWQQLLVQASRAQQLNRRNGDGIRARLEQNQRMLNFLREAGGSGLYGPDGQSRHGRHGALASRA